Proteins encoded in a region of the Anopheles ziemanni chromosome 2, idAnoZiCoDA_A2_x.2, whole genome shotgun sequence genome:
- the LOC131286356 gene encoding histone chaperone asf1 yields the protein MAKVHITNVVVLDNPSSFLNPFQFELTFECIEELKEDLEWKMIYVGSAESEAFDQVLDTIYVGPVPEGRHIFVFQADPPNVSRIPEQDAVGVTVVLLTCSYRGQEFVRVGYFINNEYSDPELRENPPPKPLFHKMTRNILASKPRVTRFKINWDDAPANGVAGGPSNGLMDGEEVPADEMTTNGGTDDHQMDAGSESNSLHPPELVHDENSIAMPPTEMPEFNENSNSLAMEC from the coding sequence ATGGCAAAGGTGCACATAACCAACGTTGTGGTGCTGGACAATCCTAGCAGCTTCCTGAACCCGTTCCAGTTCGAGCTTACGTTCGAGTGCATCGAAGAGCTGAAGGAGGACCTGGAATGGAAGATGATCTACGTAGGATCTGCCGAATCGGAAGCGTTCGATCAGGTTCTGGACACCATCTACGTCGGCCCGGTACCGGAAGGTCGGCACATCTTTGTGTTCCAGGCAGACCCCCCGAACGTAAGCCGCATCCCGGAGCAGGATGCGGTCGGTGTAACGGTGGTGTTGCTGACCTGCTCCTACCGTGGGCAAGAGTTTGTCCGTGTCGGCTATTTCATCAACAACGAGTACTCCGACCCGGAGCTGCGTGAGAACCCGCCTCCGAAACCACTGTTTCATAAAATGACCCGCAACATCCTGGCGTCAAAGCCGCGCGTTACCCGCTTCAAGATTAACTGGGATGACGCACCGGCGAACGGAGTGGCCGGCGGACCCTCGAACGGGCTGATGGACGGTGAGGAGGTACCGGCTGATGAGATGACGACGAACGGTGGCACCGATGATCACCAGATGGATGCCGGGTCAGAAAGCAACTCGCTCCACCCGCCGGAACTGGTGCACGACGAGAACAGCATCGCTATGCCACCGACGGAAATGCCTGAATTCAACGAAAACTCCAACTCGCTCGCGATGGAATGCTGA
- the LOC131289268 gene encoding nucleoside-triphosphatase THEP1, producing the protein MAVILVTGMPGVGKTTIVRRIGDELGRRNVPIAGFYTEEVRNSTSGERIGFDVVTFSGQRAPLAKIQTGQTRPQGPTVGRYSVCLKEFESLAIAALDKRHQQSSDGMLLLDEIGKMELKSRAFQESMQAIVGEVAAKKLRFVATIPLKSTGIDLIERLKLVPGCLLFHVKPSNRDAMYEQIKDACLSVVSK; encoded by the exons ATGGCCGTGATCTTGGTGACCGGCATGCCTG GAGTCGGAAAAACGACCATCGTGCGACGCATTGGAGACGAATTGGGTCGACGTAACGTTCCCATCGCCGGGTTCTACACGGAAGAAGTACGTAACTCAACGTCCGGCGAGCGGATCGGGTTCGACGTGGTGACATTCAGTGGCCAGCGGGCCCCACTAGCAAAGATTCAAACTGGCCAAACACGACCGCAGGGTCCCACCGTCGGTCGGTATTCCGTTTGCTTAAAGGAGTTTGAGTCACTTGCCATCGCTGCCCTGGACAAACGCCATCAGCAATCCAGCGACGGAATGCTTCTGTTGGACGAAATAGGCAAAATGGAGCTCAAATCGCGCGCTTTCCAGGAGAGTATGCAAGCGATTGTCGGCGAGGTGGCGGCAAAGAAGCTGCGGTTTGTTGCCACCATTCCGCTGAAATCGACCGGGATCGATCTAATCGAACGGCTAAAACTTGTCCCCGGATGCCTTCTGTTTCATGTGAAACCATCGAACCGGGACGCAATGTACGAACAAATAAAAGATGCCTGCCTAAGCGTGGTATCGAAGTGA
- the LOC131289163 gene encoding DNA-directed RNA polymerase III subunit RPC5: MEDEDDPVVEEIPVHLSKTLADNLFLLQYPVKSSATSFDDVRVVNCCVKPINQQIKIDYELDSGSTNYDSFKGEQFALAADGRHGRDKLPKVTFRSGTMDKQSFLSTKPIEDVSRYLVCVLQDGEMHATPLKGIVSMRQMFSYFDKQDNRTKAEQKAEQDADGVAEEEELTQVTVKFARTENEKVRKAREKSFTYLAKRESEEPWCEAFWHEKQSSAAELERQKLFGGSASASASGSFGRVDPDSAALNVHPVEYMDMLISKEKTDRNIDRLLPSRVVCMHKLNELPLLEQLKVILTDAKVVTFQQILRLISDRTVPAEKVLRLLPQVGWLIRGNWVVQSEYIYPEGSVSGTNGVSAEQMCKARDYILYRFTKCDKLERHHLTSITQLPMEEIREILCSIAKLNAATRTWSMLLPPNDNFLSVDEQEISDRQSAFWLARSEKFSEMEQTSSTAGGGSTTKRVRKRSTRDSGGSGLTVPTATVAGSATATTTASSSSSSSTLSRQLSNG, from the exons atggaagatgaagatgatccCGTCGTGGAAGAG ATTCCGGTGCATCTGTCGAAAACGCTAGCTGACAATTTGTTTCTACTGCAATATCCCGTCAAATCTTCCGCGACCAGCTTCGATGACGTTCGGGTCGTGAATTGTTGCGTCAAACCGATAAATCAACAG ATCAAGATCGACTATGAACTGGATTCTGGCTCGACCAACTATGACTCCTTCAAAGGGGAACAGTTTGCGCTTGCCGCGGACGGCAGGCACGGGCGGGACAAGTTGCCAAAGGTAACGTTCCGCAGTGGCACGATGGACAAGCAGTCCTTTCTGAGCACGAAACCGATCGAGGACGTCAGCCGGTATCTGGTGTGTGTGCTGCAGGACGGTGAGATGCATGCGACCCCGCTCAAGGGCATCGTGTCCATGCGCCAGATGTTTTCCTATTTCGACAAGCAGGACAATCGGACCAAAGCGGAGCAGAAAGCTGAGCAGGACGCGGACGGGGTcgccgaggaggaggagctAACGCAGGTGACGGTCAAGTTCGCCCGGACCGAGAACGAGAAGGTGCGGAAGGCACGTGAGAAATCCTTCACCTACCTGGCAAAGAGGGAATCGGAAGAGCCCTGGTGTGAAGCATTCTGGCACGAGAAGCAGTCCTCTGCGGCGGAGTTGGAACGGCAAAAACTGTTCGGTGGAAGCGCTAGTGCCAGTGCCAGCGGGTCGTTCGGTCGTGTCGATCCGGACAGTGCGGCCCTAAATGTGCACCCCGTGGAGTACATGGATATGCTTATCAGTAAGGAGAAGACGGACCGCAACATTGACCGGCTGCTGCCAAGTAGAGTGGTGTGTATGCACAAGCTGAACGAGCTCCCGTTGCTGGAACAACTGAAAGTCATTCTGACCGATG CGAAGGTAGTTACGTTTCAGCAAATCTTAAGGCTTATTTCCGACCGAACCGTGCCGGCCGAAAAGGTTCTCCGGCTGCTGCCCCAGGTTGGATGGCTGATCCGAGGGAACTGGGTCGTGCAGTCCGAGTACATCTATCCGGAGGGGAGCGTGTCCGGTACGAACGGGGTGTCCGCCGAGCAGATGTGCAAAGCGCGCGACTATATCCTGTACCGCTTTACGAAATGTGATAAACTTGAGCGGCACCATCTGACCAGCATCACCCAGCTGCCGATGGAGGAGATCCGCGAGATCTTGTGCTCGATCGCGAAGCTGAACGCGGCCACACGCACCTGGAGCATGCTACTGCCACCAAACGATAACTTTCTAAGCGTCGACGAGCAGGAGATCAGTGACCGCCAGAGCGCTTTCTGGTTGGCCCGATCGGAAAAGTTCAGCGAGATGGAGCAGACCAGCTCGACGGCCGGAGGAGGCTCGACAACGAAGCGTGTGAGGAAACGGTCCACTCGCGATAGTGGCGGAAGTGGCTTGACGGTACCTACCGCAACCGTTGCTGGAAGTGCTACCGCCACGACAACAgcttcttcctcctcgtcctcctctACGCTTTCCCGGCAACTCTCGAACGGATGA
- the LOC131281233 gene encoding phosphatidylinositol N-acetylglucosaminyltransferase subunit C has protein sequence MENSPTSRKPWKKNLYENQDYADNYTDPSFLKDMKTNINLRPYTAIEVFTGATRLSQQISVVTVFLVVFHHLYTDRIGPKTIFSECAAGTIVGYFIYAGREIQLTKFVEDSKTAIAVLVFGFIFSPLLHTLTNSISTDTIFSMTFFVLVLHLIFFDYGISAALVSKAISLNAAIFGSICLASRLSSALHAFVLLEVAAVFFALGPFLVSKLNSIYFLVLSMGVCCYFLHSISHIILYTYVCTLAFVNLFCPWLFLRLQKYKNNINGPWDEAVVLEEHVT, from the coding sequence ATGGAAAATTCACCTACCAGCCGCAAACCATGGAAGAAAAATCTGTACGAAAACCAAGACTACGCGGACAACTACACAGATCCATCGTTTCTGAAGGACATGAAAACCAACATCAACCTGCGGCCGTACACCGCCATCGAAGTGTTCACCGGTGCAACTAGGCTCAGCCAGCAAATTTCGGTCGTAACCGTTTTCCTGGTTGTATTCCATCACCTCTATACCGACCGCATCGGACCGAAAACGATCTTCTCCGAGTGTGCCGCCGGAACGATCGTCGGGTACTTTATCTACGCCGGCCGGGAAATACAGCTGACCAAGTTCGTCGAGGACTCCAAAACGGCCATCGCTGTGCTGGTGTTTGGATTCATCTTTTCACCGCTCCTGCACACGCTGaccaacagcatcagcacgGACACGATCTTCTCGATGACTTTCTTCGTGCTAGTGTTACATCTGATCTTCTTTGACTATGGTATCTCCGCGGCTCTGGTGTCGAAAGCAATTTCCTTGAATGCGGCCATCTTCGGATCGATATGCTTGGCATCGCGGCTTTCGTCGGCGCTGCACGCCTTCGTGCTCCTGGAGGTTGCTGCCGTATTCTTCGCCCTGGGGCCGTTTCTTGTTAGTAAGCTCAACAGCATTTACTTTCTCGTGCTATCCATGGGTGTCTGCTGCTACTTTCTACATTCCATCTCGCATATTATACTCTACACCTACGTGTGCACCTTGGCATtcgtaaatttgttttgtccGTGGCTTTTTCTCCGACTgcaaaagtataaaaataacataaacggGCCATGGGATGAAGCTGTTGTCCTTGAAGAACATGTTACGTAG